In Halopseudomonas xinjiangensis, a single genomic region encodes these proteins:
- the sthA gene encoding Si-specific NAD(P)(+) transhydrogenase: protein MAVYNYDVVVLGSGPAGEGAAMNAAKHGRKVAVVEASPAVGGHATHLGTIPSKALRYAVKQIINYNTNPMFRTIGDPRWFPFPEVLKSAEKVLHKQVASRTSYYARNRVDVFFGRGSFADENTIEVVSHSGAVEKLIGKEIIIATGSRPYRPADVDFNHPRIYDSDTILRLSHTPRTMIIYGAGVIGSEYASIFCGLGVKVDLINNRDRLLSFLDDEISDALSYHLRNNAVLIRHNEEYEKVEGSGNSVLLHLKSGKKVKADAFLWCNGRTGNTDGLGLENIGLKANGRGQLSVDENYRTQVPNVYAVGDVIGWPSLASAAFDQGRSAAGNIVSNDAWRFVDDVPTGIYTIPEISSLGKTERELTEEKVPYEVGQAFFKNMARAQISNEPVGMLKLLFHRDTLEVLGIHCFGDQASEIVHIGQAIMNQKGEANTMKYFVNTTFNYPTMAEAYRVAALDGLNRLF, encoded by the coding sequence ATGGCCGTATACAACTATGACGTAGTGGTGCTGGGCTCAGGCCCGGCAGGGGAAGGAGCCGCGATGAACGCGGCCAAGCACGGACGCAAGGTGGCCGTTGTCGAGGCCAGTCCGGCGGTTGGAGGTCATGCCACTCACCTGGGTACCATCCCGTCAAAGGCGTTGCGTTACGCGGTCAAGCAGATCATCAACTACAACACCAATCCGATGTTCCGGACGATTGGCGATCCGCGCTGGTTTCCATTCCCTGAGGTACTGAAAAGCGCGGAGAAGGTCCTGCACAAACAGGTCGCTTCGCGTACCAGCTACTACGCGCGTAACCGGGTCGATGTCTTCTTCGGTCGTGGTAGCTTTGCCGATGAGAACACTATCGAGGTGGTCAGCCATTCGGGCGCCGTCGAGAAATTGATCGGCAAGGAAATCATCATTGCAACCGGGTCTCGTCCCTATCGGCCGGCGGATGTGGACTTCAACCACCCGCGCATCTACGACAGCGATACCATTCTGCGGTTAAGCCACACGCCGCGCACCATGATCATCTACGGTGCAGGTGTGATCGGTTCGGAGTATGCGTCGATATTCTGTGGCCTGGGTGTTAAGGTCGATCTGATCAATAATCGGGACCGCTTGCTCAGCTTCCTTGATGACGAGATTTCAGACGCCTTGAGCTATCACCTTCGCAACAACGCGGTGCTGATTCGTCATAACGAAGAGTACGAGAAGGTCGAAGGTTCCGGTAACAGCGTGCTGTTGCATCTGAAGTCCGGTAAGAAGGTAAAGGCCGATGCATTTCTCTGGTGCAATGGTCGGACAGGTAATACCGACGGCCTTGGGCTGGAAAACATCGGGTTGAAGGCGAACGGTCGGGGCCAGCTGTCGGTGGATGAAAATTACCGTACTCAGGTGCCTAACGTCTATGCAGTCGGTGACGTCATTGGCTGGCCTAGTCTGGCCAGTGCCGCGTTCGATCAGGGTCGTTCTGCGGCCGGCAATATCGTCAGTAACGACGCCTGGCGATTCGTCGATGATGTCCCGACAGGCATCTACACGATTCCCGAGATCAGTTCTCTGGGCAAGACGGAGCGCGAACTCACGGAAGAGAAGGTGCCGTACGAGGTGGGCCAGGCGTTCTTCAAGAACATGGCGCGGGCCCAGATCAGCAATGAGCCGGTCGGTATGCTCAAGCTACTGTTTCACCGCGATACGCTCGAAGTGCTGGGAATTCACTGCTTTGGCGACCAGGCCTCGGAGATCGTGCACATTGGCCAGGCGATCATGAATCAGAAGGGCGAGGCCAACACCATGAAGTACTTCGTGAACACCACGTTCAACTACCCAACCATGGCCGAGGCTTACCGCGTGGCCGCTCTGGATGGGTTGAACCGCCTCTTCTGA
- the nqrM gene encoding (Na+)-NQR maturation NqrM, translated as MVWLLAFLLMALVVAGMAVGVMMGRKPIAGSCGGIGMLGIDKSCSICGGNPNKCEETNGDSEQGEGGRKDLAYDATKVD; from the coding sequence ATGGTTTGGCTTCTGGCTTTTCTGTTGATGGCTCTGGTTGTTGCCGGGATGGCCGTCGGCGTGATGATGGGACGCAAGCCTATCGCAGGCTCGTGCGGCGGTATCGGCATGCTCGGTATCGACAAGAGCTGCTCAATATGTGGCGGCAACCCGAACAAGTGCGAGGAGACCAACGGCGACTCCGAGCAGGGCGAAGGTGGCCGCAAGGATCTGGCCTACGACGCTACCAAGGTCGACTAG
- a CDS encoding FAD:protein FMN transferase, which translates to MLRRVTQPVIAVALAAALTGCFNSAEPVLEVTGSTMGSSYSIKWVGVGDSPEPAALQASLEAMFEQFDREVSGWREDSDLASFNASPVGACRQIPESLVDLVKAAESLNQRSGGAFDITVGPLLDLWGFHGPVGKHVLPGDDELRHALERVGQHHLRLDGDQLCKDADVLLDISGLAAGYMVDEVVEHLGVHGITSYMVEITGELKAAGLKPGGSPWRIAIEEPRDDDRVAQLILPLDGYGVSTSGDYRNFFEYEGKRYSHTFNPRSGTPVMHQLAAVTVLHPSTMQADGLSTVLHVLGPEEGWEFALAHDVAALFVVRQGTGFVSRATPEFNALRKGKE; encoded by the coding sequence ATGTTGCGACGCGTCACTCAGCCCGTTATTGCTGTTGCCTTGGCAGCGGCTCTAACGGGCTGTTTCAATTCTGCCGAGCCGGTACTCGAAGTGACCGGCTCCACCATGGGTAGCAGCTATTCCATCAAGTGGGTGGGTGTTGGAGATTCGCCTGAACCGGCCGCGCTGCAAGCGTCGCTGGAAGCCATGTTCGAACAATTCGATCGAGAGGTCTCGGGTTGGCGCGAGGACTCCGATCTGGCGAGTTTCAATGCTTCTCCGGTCGGTGCTTGCCGACAGATTCCCGAGTCGCTTGTGGACCTGGTCAAGGCAGCCGAGTCGCTGAATCAGCGTAGCGGTGGCGCTTTCGATATTACCGTCGGGCCGCTTCTGGATCTGTGGGGCTTTCATGGTCCGGTTGGTAAGCATGTGCTTCCTGGTGATGATGAGCTCCGGCACGCGCTCGAGCGGGTAGGGCAGCACCACTTACGGCTGGACGGGGACCAATTGTGCAAAGACGCCGATGTGTTGCTTGATATCAGTGGTCTGGCAGCCGGGTACATGGTCGACGAAGTGGTGGAACACCTTGGCGTGCATGGCATCACAAGCTATATGGTGGAAATCACCGGCGAACTCAAGGCGGCCGGCCTCAAGCCTGGCGGCAGCCCTTGGCGCATCGCCATTGAGGAGCCTCGTGACGACGACCGGGTAGCTCAACTGATTCTGCCTCTTGATGGTTACGGTGTATCAACCTCGGGGGATTACCGTAACTTCTTCGAGTATGAAGGCAAGCGGTATTCACACACCTTCAACCCACGCAGCGGTACACCTGTGATGCATCAGCTGGCAGCGGTCACCGTACTGCATCCGTCAACGATGCAGGCTGACGGTCTATCGACGGTTTTACATGTCCTGGGACCGGAAGAGGGTTGGGAATTCGCGCTGGCTCACGATGTGGCAGCGCTGTTTGTGGTTCGCCAGGGTACGGGTTTCGTTTCCCGTGCGACTCCCGAATTCAATGCCCTGCGCAAGGGCAAGGAGTAG
- the nqrF gene encoding NADH:ubiquinone reductase (Na(+)-transporting) subunit F, which produces MNMEIYLGVGMFTAIVLALVAVILMARAKLVSSGDVNIEINHERTITVPAGGKLLNTLAANGIFLSSACGGGGTCAQCKCVVESGGGELLPTEESHFTKREAKEGWRLSCQTPVKQDMQIEVPEEVFGVKKWECTVQSNPNVATFIKELTLKLPEGENVDFRAGGYVQLECPPHTVHYKDFDIQPEFRGDWDKFDLWKYVSKVDETVIRAYSMANYPEERGLVKFNIRVASPPPGRDELPPGKMSSWVFGLKPGDKVTVYGPFGEFFAKDTDAEMVFIGGGAGMAPMRSHIFDQLKRLQSTRKISFWYGARSLREAFYVEEYDKLAAENDNFEWHLALSDPLPEDNWTGPTGFIHNVLHENYLKNHPAPEDCEFYMCGPPMMNASVIKMLQDLGVEPENILLDDFGG; this is translated from the coding sequence ATGAACATGGAAATCTATCTAGGCGTCGGGATGTTTACGGCGATCGTGCTGGCCCTGGTTGCGGTCATTCTCATGGCGCGCGCCAAGCTGGTCAGCAGCGGCGACGTGAATATCGAAATCAATCACGAACGCACCATCACCGTTCCGGCTGGTGGCAAACTGCTCAATACGCTCGCGGCCAACGGCATCTTCCTGTCGTCCGCCTGCGGGGGCGGCGGCACCTGTGCACAGTGCAAATGCGTAGTAGAGAGCGGCGGTGGCGAGTTGCTGCCGACAGAGGAATCCCACTTTACCAAGCGGGAGGCAAAAGAAGGCTGGCGTCTGTCCTGCCAGACGCCGGTCAAGCAGGACATGCAGATCGAAGTGCCGGAAGAAGTATTCGGCGTGAAAAAATGGGAATGTACGGTTCAGTCGAACCCGAACGTGGCCACCTTCATCAAGGAACTGACTCTCAAGCTTCCAGAGGGCGAAAACGTCGACTTCCGCGCGGGTGGTTACGTTCAGCTCGAATGTCCGCCGCACACAGTCCACTACAAGGATTTTGACATCCAGCCGGAATTCCGTGGCGACTGGGACAAATTCGATCTCTGGAAGTACGTATCCAAAGTCGACGAAACCGTCATCCGCGCCTATTCGATGGCGAACTATCCTGAAGAACGCGGTCTGGTGAAGTTCAACATCCGTGTCGCTTCGCCGCCGCCTGGTCGGGATGAGCTGCCACCGGGCAAAATGTCGTCTTGGGTTTTCGGGCTCAAGCCCGGCGACAAGGTCACCGTATATGGGCCTTTCGGCGAGTTTTTTGCCAAGGACACCGACGCCGAGATGGTCTTTATCGGTGGTGGCGCAGGTATGGCGCCGATGCGCTCGCACATTTTCGACCAGCTCAAGCGTCTGCAATCAACGCGCAAAATTTCGTTCTGGTACGGTGCTCGTTCGCTGCGTGAAGCCTTCTACGTCGAAGAATATGACAAGTTGGCGGCGGAAAACGACAACTTCGAGTGGCATCTTGCGCTGTCTGATCCGCTTCCCGAGGACAACTGGACGGGTCCCACTGGATTCATTCACAACGTTCTCCACGAGAACTACCTGAAGAATCACCCGGCGCCCGAAGACTGCGAGTTCTACATGTGCGGTCCGCCGATGATGAACGCGTCGGTGATCAAGATGTTGCAGGATCTTGGCGTGGAACCGGAGAACATCCTTCTCGACGACTTCGGCGGCTAG
- the nqrE gene encoding NADH:ubiquinone reductase (Na(+)-transporting) subunit E encodes MVEHYISLLIRAVFVENMALAFFLGMCTFIAISKKVQTAIGLGIAVIVVLTITTPANNLIYQYLLQDGALAWAGLPEVDLSFLGLLSYIGVIAAIVQILEMLLDKYVPALYAALGVFLPLITVNCAILGASLFMVERDYSLGESTVFGFGAGLGWALAIVALAGIREKLKYSDVPDGLRGLGITFITVGLMSLGFMSFSGVQL; translated from the coding sequence ATGGTTGAACACTATATAAGCCTGTTGATCAGGGCCGTTTTCGTAGAAAACATGGCGCTGGCGTTCTTCCTCGGGATGTGTACCTTCATTGCTATCTCGAAGAAGGTCCAGACTGCGATTGGTCTTGGTATTGCGGTAATCGTGGTGCTCACCATCACCACACCCGCGAACAACCTGATCTATCAGTATCTGCTCCAGGATGGCGCTCTCGCCTGGGCTGGTTTGCCGGAAGTGGATCTTAGCTTCCTCGGTCTGTTGAGCTACATCGGCGTGATCGCTGCCATCGTGCAGATTCTCGAGATGCTGCTAGATAAGTACGTCCCGGCTTTGTACGCCGCGCTGGGGGTCTTCCTGCCGCTGATCACGGTCAATTGCGCGATTCTCGGGGCCTCGCTGTTCATGGTGGAGCGTGATTATTCGCTGGGTGAAAGTACGGTGTTCGGTTTTGGCGCAGGTCTCGGCTGGGCGCTGGCGATCGTCGCTTTGGCGGGCATCCGCGAAAAGCTCAAGTACAGCGATGTGCCAGACGGTCTGCGTGGTCTGGGTATCACTTTCATCACCGTAGGACTCATGTCCCTCGGCTTCATGTCGTTCTCCGGCGTGCAACTCTAA
- a CDS encoding NADH:ubiquinone reductase (Na(+)-transporting) subunit D — protein sequence MANVSAKGVLFDPLFKNNPIALQILGICSALAVTTSLNVTMVMCLALTSVVALSNLFISVIRHQIPNSIRMIVQMVIIASLVIVVDQLLKAYAFDISKQLSVFVGLIITNCIVMGRAEAFAMQNPPHLSFLDGVGNGLGYSFILIVVATIRELLGAGKLFGYSILPVASEGGWYQPNGLLLLPPSAFFIIGLIIWALRSWKTEQVEAKDYMMAPQSRAVKEAM from the coding sequence ATGGCTAACGTAAGCGCCAAAGGGGTTCTCTTCGATCCTCTATTCAAGAACAACCCGATTGCTTTGCAGATCCTCGGTATCTGTTCGGCTCTGGCCGTCACTACGAGCCTGAACGTGACCATGGTCATGTGTCTGGCTCTGACATCCGTGGTCGCGCTGTCGAACCTGTTCATCTCGGTTATCCGGCATCAGATCCCCAACTCGATCCGCATGATCGTGCAGATGGTGATCATCGCGTCGCTGGTTATCGTGGTGGATCAGCTGCTCAAGGCCTACGCCTTCGATATCAGCAAGCAGTTGTCGGTGTTCGTCGGTCTGATCATCACCAACTGTATCGTGATGGGTCGCGCGGAAGCGTTTGCCATGCAAAACCCTCCTCACCTGAGCTTCCTCGATGGTGTCGGCAACGGTCTCGGTTACAGCTTCATTTTGATCGTCGTGGCCACTATCCGCGAGCTGCTCGGCGCGGGCAAGCTGTTCGGCTACAGCATTCTGCCGGTAGCCAGCGAAGGTGGTTGGTATCAGCCAAACGGTCTGCTGCTGCTGCCGCCGTCAGCGTTCTTTATCATCGGCCTGATCATCTGGGCTCTGCGTTCATGGAAGACCGAACAGGTTGAAGCCAAGGACTACATGATGGCGCCGCAGTCGCGTGCAGTTAAGGAGGCGATGTAA
- a CDS encoding Na(+)-translocating NADH-quinone reductase subunit C, with protein MSSNRESVSRTIIVALLVCLVCSIVVSVAAVSLKPVQVTNQLLDKQRNILLIAGLLEEGSSIPEQFEKITPRLVDLRTGKFSDAMDPLSYNQQDAARDENLSRALEAHEDVASIRRREHYATVYMVENAEGIETIILPIHGYGLWSTLYGFIALEGDMNTIRGLGFYQHGETPGLGGEVDNPRWRELWKGNLVYTEDGEVGVQIVKGTVDGSDPRRQYKVDGLAGATLTSRGVEHLVRFWMGDTGFRSFLENLKSGEA; from the coding sequence ATGTCCAGTAATAGAGAGTCCGTCAGCCGCACCATCATTGTCGCGCTGCTGGTTTGTCTGGTTTGCTCCATCGTGGTGTCGGTAGCGGCAGTTTCACTCAAGCCGGTGCAGGTGACTAACCAGCTGCTCGACAAGCAACGCAACATTCTGTTGATCGCAGGGCTTCTGGAAGAGGGCAGCAGCATCCCGGAGCAGTTCGAGAAGATCACTCCGCGACTGGTCGACCTTCGCACCGGAAAGTTCAGTGATGCAATGGATCCGCTGTCCTATAACCAGCAGGACGCAGCTCGTGACGAGAATCTCTCTCGCGCGCTCGAGGCGCATGAAGATGTGGCCAGTATCCGTCGACGCGAACATTACGCGACGGTGTACATGGTCGAGAACGCAGAGGGAATCGAAACCATCATTCTGCCGATCCACGGCTACGGTCTGTGGTCGACGCTATATGGCTTCATCGCTCTGGAAGGTGACATGAACACCATTCGCGGCCTGGGCTTCTATCAGCATGGCGAAACTCCGGGTCTTGGTGGCGAGGTGGACAATCCTCGCTGGCGGGAGTTGTGGAAAGGGAATCTGGTCTACACCGAGGACGGTGAAGTAGGTGTGCAAATCGTCAAGGGTACAGTCGACGGTAGCGATCCGCGTCGTCAGTACAAGGTAGACGGGCTGGCCGGCGCTACATTGACCAGCCGTGGAGTGGAACACCTGGTGCGCTTCTGGATGGGCGACACCGGCTTCCGTTCCTTCCTCGAAAATCTGAAATCAGGGGAGGCATGA
- a CDS encoding NADH:ubiquinone reductase (Na(+)-transporting) subunit B encodes MGLRSFLDKIEHNFEKGGKHEKWYALYEAVDTFFYRPADVTRTTAHVRDGLDLKRMMITVWMCTFPAMFYGMYNVGFQANSIYAETPELLGMQEDWQIALISMLAGFDPASLWDNFVHGAAYFLPVYLVTFIVGGFWEVVFASIRKHEVNEGFFVTSVLFALILPPDIPLWQVALGISFGVVIGKEVFGGTGKNFLNPALTGRAFLFFAYPAELSGDAVWTAVDGYASATALSAAAMGGIEAVVAQGITWFDAFVGNIHGSIGETSALAIFIGGAVLLITKIASYRIVFGVMIGMIALSLLFNLIGSDSNPMFGVPWYWHLVMGGFAFGMIYMATDPVSASLTNQGKWIFGALIGVMVVLIRVVNPAFPEGMMLAILFANLFAPLIDHFVVQANINRRLARNVQ; translated from the coding sequence ATGGGTCTGCGTTCATTTCTGGACAAGATCGAACACAACTTCGAAAAGGGCGGCAAGCACGAGAAGTGGTACGCCCTGTATGAAGCAGTGGATACGTTCTTCTACCGTCCAGCCGATGTCACCCGCACCACCGCGCACGTGCGCGACGGTCTAGATCTCAAGCGGATGATGATCACCGTCTGGATGTGTACCTTCCCGGCTATGTTCTACGGGATGTACAACGTTGGCTTCCAGGCTAATTCCATCTATGCGGAAACGCCCGAGCTGCTTGGCATGCAGGAAGACTGGCAGATCGCCCTGATCAGCATGCTGGCCGGCTTCGATCCGGCGAGCCTGTGGGACAACTTTGTCCATGGCGCGGCGTATTTCCTGCCGGTCTACCTGGTGACCTTTATCGTTGGCGGGTTCTGGGAGGTAGTTTTTGCCTCGATCCGTAAACACGAAGTCAACGAAGGCTTCTTCGTTACATCGGTGCTTTTCGCTCTGATTCTGCCGCCGGATATTCCGCTTTGGCAGGTTGCGCTGGGCATCAGCTTTGGTGTGGTCATCGGCAAGGAAGTGTTTGGCGGTACCGGCAAGAACTTCCTCAACCCCGCTTTGACCGGTCGTGCTTTCCTGTTCTTCGCCTACCCGGCGGAACTGTCCGGTGACGCGGTATGGACGGCAGTTGACGGCTACGCCAGCGCCACGGCCCTGAGCGCAGCGGCTATGGGCGGCATCGAAGCGGTCGTAGCACAGGGCATCACTTGGTTCGACGCCTTCGTCGGCAACATTCATGGCTCGATTGGTGAAACGTCAGCGCTGGCGATCTTCATCGGTGGCGCGGTGTTGTTGATCACCAAAATCGCCAGCTATCGCATCGTGTTTGGCGTGATGATCGGCATGATCGCGTTGAGCTTGCTGTTCAACCTGATCGGTTCAGATTCCAATCCGATGTTCGGCGTGCCGTGGTACTGGCATCTGGTTATGGGCGGTTTCGCCTTCGGCATGATCTACATGGCCACTGATCCGGTATCTGCATCACTTACCAATCAGGGCAAGTGGATCTTCGGCGCGCTCATCGGCGTGATGGTCGTCCTCATCCGGGTGGTCAACCCGGCGTTCCCGGAGGGAATGATGCTCGCGATTCTGTTCGCCAACCTGTTTGCTCCTCTGATTGACCACTTCGTCGTTCAGGCCAATATCAACCGGAGGCTCGCTCGCAATGTCCAGTAA
- a CDS encoding Na(+)-translocating NADH-quinone reductase subunit A, which produces MIKIKRGLDLPITGSPEQRIDDARQVRSVAVIGFDYHGMKPTMEVQEGDRVKLGQILFSDKKTPGVVYTAPAAGVVSAINRGDKRILQSVVIDVEGDDAVAFESHDASRLEQLSDETVRQQLIQSGLWTALRTRPFSKVPAVDAKPSSIFVTAIDTNPLAADPVVVLAQYRTEFENGLRVLARIAKVWLCKAEDTNIPGDNVAGVRSETFAGPHPAGLPGTHIHMLDPVGEAKQVWHINYQDVIAVGKLFTEGRLWTERVVALAGPQVESPRLLRTRLGANLDELTAGELLPGESRVISGSVFGGRHARGPVAYLGRYHQQVSVLLEGADREMVHYLRPGADKHSVMNIFVSKFTPGKRFNMTTTTNGSPRAMVPVGNYEAVMPLDILPTQLLRYLIVGDTEMAQKLGALELDEEDLALCSYVCAGKYEYGPILRDNLDRIEKEG; this is translated from the coding sequence ATGATAAAAATCAAACGGGGCTTGGATTTGCCAATCACCGGGTCACCCGAGCAGCGTATCGATGACGCACGTCAGGTACGCAGCGTAGCCGTAATCGGCTTTGACTACCACGGTATGAAACCGACCATGGAAGTTCAAGAAGGGGACCGGGTCAAGTTGGGGCAGATCCTGTTCAGTGACAAGAAAACGCCAGGAGTTGTCTATACCGCGCCTGCCGCAGGGGTGGTCAGCGCCATCAATCGCGGCGACAAGCGGATACTGCAGTCGGTTGTAATCGATGTCGAGGGCGACGACGCGGTGGCGTTCGAGAGCCACGACGCCTCTCGCCTGGAGCAGCTGAGCGATGAAACGGTTCGCCAGCAGCTAATCCAGTCCGGTCTCTGGACTGCGCTACGCACCCGGCCCTTTAGCAAGGTTCCGGCCGTCGATGCCAAGCCCAGTTCGATCTTCGTCACCGCTATCGACACCAATCCGTTGGCGGCCGACCCCGTCGTGGTTCTTGCGCAGTACCGCACCGAATTCGAAAACGGCCTGCGCGTTCTCGCCAGGATCGCCAAGGTCTGGCTGTGCAAGGCTGAAGATACCAACATTCCCGGGGACAACGTCGCCGGCGTGCGTAGCGAGACCTTTGCCGGGCCGCATCCGGCCGGGCTTCCCGGCACGCACATACATATGCTTGATCCGGTCGGCGAGGCCAAGCAGGTCTGGCACATCAACTATCAGGACGTCATTGCGGTCGGCAAGCTGTTCACTGAAGGCCGCCTGTGGACCGAACGTGTGGTCGCGCTGGCGGGTCCCCAGGTCGAATCGCCGCGTCTGCTGCGCACCCGCCTGGGCGCCAATCTCGACGAGCTGACTGCTGGCGAACTGCTGCCCGGTGAAAGTCGCGTCATTTCCGGTTCGGTCTTCGGTGGTCGCCATGCTCGCGGCCCGGTAGCCTATCTGGGCCGTTACCATCAGCAGGTGTCGGTGCTCCTGGAAGGTGCAGATCGCGAGATGGTGCACTATCTGCGTCCCGGTGCAGACAAGCACTCGGTCATGAACATCTTCGTTTCCAAGTTCACGCCCGGCAAACGCTTCAACATGACCACCACCACTAACGGTAGTCCGCGTGCGATGGTTCCGGTAGGCAACTATGAGGCAGTCATGCCTCTGGATATCCTGCCTACCCAGCTGCTCCGCTACCTGATCGTCGGTGACACCGAGATGGCTCAGAAGCTCGGCGCGCTGGAACTGGATGAAGAAGACCTGGCCCTGTGCAGCTACGTCTGCGCCGGCAAGTACGAATACGGTCCGATCCTGCGGGACAACCTGGACCGTATCGAGAAGGAGGGTTAA
- a CDS encoding chalcone isomerase family protein, translating to MKLSILLIAAGLAAFPAHASERRLNQAGFPPLIQSGETTLIKRQADVLTYFFVDVFSAALFTPEEVPLTELNLTADPFRLDIYYHRDIDREDALDLAWKALRRQHSAEKLEQLAPSIEELHAQISDIREGDRYSLTLRTSPQLTLQRNGQVIFTSDDPELATAYARLWLGEGGISRKLRQKILSAR from the coding sequence ATGAAACTTTCTATCCTGCTCATCGCGGCCGGCCTTGCGGCCTTTCCTGCGCACGCGAGCGAACGACGCCTGAATCAGGCCGGCTTCCCACCCCTGATCCAGAGCGGTGAAACAACCCTGATCAAGCGCCAGGCCGATGTCCTGACGTACTTTTTCGTGGACGTTTTCAGTGCGGCGCTATTTACGCCTGAAGAGGTGCCTCTTACCGAACTGAACCTGACAGCGGACCCGTTTCGCCTGGATATTTACTACCATCGCGACATTGACCGCGAAGACGCGCTGGATCTCGCCTGGAAAGCGCTACGTCGGCAGCATTCAGCCGAGAAGCTGGAACAGCTCGCACCTTCCATCGAGGAGCTGCATGCGCAGATTTCCGATATCCGCGAGGGGGATCGCTATAGCCTGACGCTGAGAACGAGCCCGCAGCTCACGCTGCAGCGCAATGGACAGGTGATATTCACCTCGGACGATCCGGAACTGGCGACAGCTTATGCCCGCCTCTGGCTCGGCGAAGGAGGGATTTCTCGCAAACTTCGTCAAAAAATCCTTTCGGCGCGATAA
- a CDS encoding glyceraldehyde-3-phosphate dehydrogenase, with translation MTQANFEQCLEAWTDREATAEAMIPLIGRLYREHNVVTSIYGRGLVNRSVISLLKSHRFARQIDDNELSVHDTFKVIKQLLHLDLGPASIDLGRLINKFRGEGDDDLDGFLRRELASVVGKKGEKRQGRDVVLYGFGRIGRLLARILVEKTGAGDGLRLRAIVVRKGAANDLAKRASLLRRDSVHGSFQGTITIDEETNTLTANGNCIQIIYASDPTSVDYTQYGIEDAILVDNTGVWRDEAGLSQHLKCPGVAQVVLTAPGKGDLKNIVHGINHATITPEDKIISAASCTTNAIVPVLKAINDKYGIENGHVETVHSYTNDQNLIDNFHKGNRRGRSAALNMVITETGAAKAVAKALPELAGKLSGNAIRVPTPNVSMAILNLNLKSSADRDEVNDYLRHMALHSELHKQIDFTNSQEVVSSDFVGSRHAGVVDAEATICNDNRVILYVWYDNEFGYSCQVVRIVEDMANVNPPAFPA, from the coding sequence GTGACTCAAGCCAATTTCGAACAGTGCCTGGAAGCCTGGACTGATCGTGAAGCAACTGCAGAGGCCATGATCCCCCTGATCGGACGCCTGTACCGTGAACACAATGTAGTTACCTCGATCTATGGTCGTGGTCTGGTCAACCGCTCGGTGATCAGTCTGCTCAAGTCGCATCGTTTTGCTCGCCAGATTGATGACAACGAACTGTCCGTGCACGACACCTTCAAGGTCATCAAGCAGCTCCTTCACCTGGACCTGGGCCCTGCGTCCATCGACCTCGGCCGGCTGATCAACAAGTTTCGTGGCGAAGGCGACGATGATCTCGACGGCTTCCTGCGTCGCGAACTGGCCAGCGTAGTCGGCAAGAAAGGCGAGAAGCGCCAGGGCCGCGATGTCGTTCTTTACGGCTTTGGTCGGATCGGTCGTCTGCTGGCCCGTATTCTCGTCGAAAAGACCGGTGCGGGCGATGGCCTGCGTCTGCGTGCCATCGTCGTGCGCAAGGGCGCAGCCAATGACCTGGCCAAGCGCGCCAGTCTGCTGCGTCGCGACTCGGTTCATGGTTCGTTCCAGGGCACCATCACCATCGATGAAGAAACCAATACCCTGACGGCCAACGGCAACTGCATCCAAATCATCTATGCCAGTGACCCGACCAGCGTCGACTACACCCAGTACGGTATAGAAGATGCCATCCTGGTCGACAACACCGGCGTATGGCGTGACGAGGCTGGTCTCTCCCAGCATCTCAAGTGCCCAGGCGTCGCTCAGGTCGTACTGACTGCGCCTGGCAAGGGCGACCTGAAGAACATCGTGCATGGCATCAACCATGCGACGATCACGCCGGAAGACAAGATCATCTCCGCGGCGTCCTGCACCACCAATGCCATCGTGCCGGTGTTGAAGGCGATCAATGACAAGTACGGCATCGAGAACGGCCACGTTGAAACCGTCCACTCGTATACCAATGACCAGAACCTGATCGACAACTTCCACAAGGGCAATCGTCGCGGCCGGAGTGCTGCGCTGAACATGGTCATCACCGAAACCGGTGCCGCCAAGGCCGTAGCCAAGGCTCTGCCTGAACTGGCCGGCAAGCTGTCGGGCAATGCGATTCGCGTTCCCACGCCGAACGTGTCGATGGCCATCCTGAACCTGAATCTGAAGTCGTCCGCCGATCGTGATGAGGTCAACGACTATCTGCGCCACATGGCGCTCCACTCGGAGTTGCACAAGCAGATCGACTTCACCAACTCGCAGGAAGTGGTCTCGAGTGATTTCGTTGGTTCCCGTCACGCGGGCGTGGTCGATGCCGAAGCCACTATCTGCAATGACAATCGCGTCATTCTCTACGTGTGGTATGACAACGAGTTCGGCTACAGCTGTCAGGTAGTTCGTATTGTTGAAGACATGGCTAACGTCAACCCGCCGGCATTTCCGGCCTGA